From the genome of Fundulus heteroclitus isolate FHET01 chromosome 9, MU-UCD_Fhet_4.1, whole genome shotgun sequence, one region includes:
- the LOC118564248 gene encoding mast cell protease 8-like — MHGLGQFVLFNVLVCLGQTVHGSDIIHGEKAPNNSMLYMVSVQNFWRHVCGGFLVSEDYVVTAAHCTEGKPDRVLLGSQNLRTENMTMKIESKCTFPNYTSVEHGDDLMLLKLSGKAPLGNGLKTIPLASPETKLRENQICSVAGWGGTGKDRFVNDLRVVNVSIINPELCQKKWEIKVPPNVICAGGYPMNKGFCQGDSGGPLVCDGIAVGVVSFNRMINNNSICNYPDVPNIYTDVSKYVPWINNILKAKKVECKRVT; from the exons ATGCATGGTCTAGGCCAATTTGTGCTTTTCAACGTTTTGGTGTGTCTTGGACAAACTG TCCATGGAAGTGACATCATACATGGAGAAAAAGCCCCAAACAACTCGATGTTGTACATGGTCTCAGTGCAAAACTTTTGGCGTCATGTGTGTGGAGGATTTCTGGTCAGCGAGGACTATGTAGTCACAGCTGCACATTGTACTGAAGG AAAACCTGATCGTGTTCTTCTGGGATCCCAAAATCTACGGACTGAGAACATGACAATGAAAATTGAAAGCAAGTGCACATTCCCAAATTATACATCTGTTGAACATGGTGATGACCTCATGCTCCTTAAA TTGTCTGGGAAAGCTCCCCTTGGCAATGGACTGAAAACAATTCCACTTGCATCACCTGAAACAAAGCTGAGAGAAAATCAGATCTGCTCTGTGGCTGGATGGGGTGGAACTGGGAAAGACCGTTTTGTTAACGATCTGAGAGTGGTGAATGTGTCAATCATAAATCCTGAACTCTGTCAGAAGAAGTGGGAGATTAAGGTACCTCCCAATGTGATCTGTGCTGGTGGATATCCTATGAACAAAGGATTTTGTCAA GGAGATTCCGGTGGTCCTCTGGTATGCGACGGGATAGCTGTTGGTGTTGTGTCATTCAACAGAATGATAAACAATAACTCCATATGCAATTACCCAGATGTACCCAACATCTACACAGACGTCTCCAAATATGTTCCATGGATCAACAACATTCTGAAAGCTAAGAAAGTAGAGTGCAAACGTGTTACATAA
- the LOC118564247 gene encoding mast cell protease 1A-like, translating to MHGLGQFVLFNVLMCLGQSIMHGEIAPDNSMLYMVSVQNFWDQHVCGGFLISEDFVVTAAHCYKDKPYRVLLGSQNLQSENIMTMKIERMYTFPAYQSPGLGDDLMLLKLSGKAPLGNRLKAIPLRSPKTKLRENQICSVAGWGGTGKDRFVNDLRVVNVSIINPKLCQAIWGENFPSKVICAGGYGTNKGFCQGDSGCPLVCDGIAVGVVSFNKHSNCNYPDVPNVYTDISKYVPWIDTIPGTKRCVQTCSRSSFPSGSA from the exons ATGCATGGTCTAGGCCAATTTGTGCTTTTCAATGTTCTGATGTGTCTTGGACAA TCCATCATGCATGGAGAAATAGCTCCAGACAACTCAATGTTGTACATGGTCTCAGTGCAAAACTTTTGGGATCAGCATGTGTGTGGAGGATTTCTGATCAGCGAGGACTTTGTAGTCACAGCTGCACACTGTTATAAAGA CAAACCTTATCGTGTTCTTCTGGGATCCCAAAATCTACAAAGTGAGAACATTATGAcaatgaaaatagaaagaatGTACACATTCCCAGCTTATCAATCTCCTGGACTTGGTGATGACCTCATGCTCCTTAAA TTGTCTGGGAAAGCTCCCCTTGGCAACAGACTGAAAGCAATTCCACTTCGATCACCTAAAACAAAGCTGAGAGAAAATCAGATCTGCTCTGTGGCTGGATGGGGTGGAACTGGGAAAGACCGTTTTGTTAATGATCTGAGAGTGGTGAATGTGTCAATCATAAATCCTAAACTCTGTCAGGCGATCTGGGGGGAAAACTTTCCTTCCAAGGTGATCTGTGCTGGTGGATATGGTACCAACAAAGGATTTTGTCAA GGTGATTCCGGTTGTCCTCTGGTATGCGACGGGATAGCTGTTGGTGTTGTGTCATTCAACAAACACTCCAACTGTAATTACCCAGATGTACCCAACGTCTACACAGACATCTCCAAATATGTTCCATGGATTGACACGATCCCTGGAACTAAGAGATGTGTGCAGACTTGTTCAAGAAGTTCTTTCCCATCAGGCAGTGCA